The Stutzerimonas stutzeri genome segment ACCAAAAACGCTTGCCCCTGCATCCGGGTCTCGCTGCGCTCGACTTCCCTCATTCCATCCACGCTCCGGGGGCCGGCGTACAAGGGCCATCCATGGCCCTTTACGCCTCTCGCGGCATCCATGCCGCTCGCTCCCCTCCGCGCGGATTCCATTCGGCCTCCTGAAAGGGGCGTTCGGCGTCGTCTGGTAGGTCGTGCGATGGAAAAGCAGAGAGCCGTTTCGAACCAAGGTGAATTGACCAGTAGCTGTAGGGGATTCGTAGGGTGGAAAACTGCGAAGCATTTTCCACCGCAATCGACGCAGCGATTGGTCTCGAACCTTGTGCAAGAAACTCGGTGGGCAAGCTTCGCGTTACCCACCCTACGATCGCCCGAAACTCGCACAACCGCTTCGCTGCACGGCCCATCAAATACCGCCGAGTTGTCCCTTTCACAAGGCCGAGCGCAGCAGCTCGTAGGATGGGTGCAACCCATCAACCATGGGCGATGGGCTTCGCCCATCCTACGTTCTGGGCGGTGGCTGGCAGCTTGCTCGCCAGCAAACAAGCGAAGCGCTTTTGTTTCGCTGTTTACGGCCTTTCAGACGACTCGGACTCGAGTCCCCTTCAGGAGGCCGAGCGTAGGTGCTGCGCAGGGGGACGCGAGGCATGGATGCCGAGCGAGGAGTGATGGGACATGGATGTCCCTTCGCGACGACCCCCGGAGCAGCACCGGAGGGAGGGGAGTTTTGCGAAGCAAAACCCGGATGCAGGGGTGGCCTTCTTTTTGGTTACTTTTTCTTGGCCACACAAGAAAAAGTGACTCGCCCAGCAGGGCGAAACCACTGCCTCAGCCAACCCGGCCAGCGGCTGTAATCGCCCGGATCCAGAGCCCAACAGCTTCGCGGTCAAGACCGCTCCCACAAAAAGCGAAAACGCTCCCATGCTAACCCCCGACACCGCCGTCAACATCGTCTCCAACGCCATCCACGTCATCGTGCTGGTGGTCTGCGTGCTGGTGGTGCCGAGCCTGCTCGGCGGCCTGCTGGTCAGCATCTTCCAGGCAGCCACCCAGATCAACGAACAGATGCTGAGCTTCCTCCCGCGTCTGCTGATCACCCTCGGCATGCTGGTGTTCGCCGGGCACTGGATCCTGCGTACCTTCAGCGATCTGTTCATCGAAACCTTCACCCAAGCCGGGCGGCTGGTCGGTTAGCCGTGGGCAACGAACCCATCATGCAGGCCGGTCAGTACCTGCAGTCGCTGCTGGGGTACTGGTGGCCGTTCTGCCGGATCATGGCCGTGTTCAGCCTGGCGCCGATGTTCAGCCACAAGTCGCTGAGCATCCGTGTGCGGGTGTTGCTGGCCATGGCCCTGACGGTCGTGCTCACCGCCGCCTTGCCAGCCACTGCGCCCATAGACCCGCTGTCGATGAAGGGCATCCTCACGGCGCTGGAGCAGATCGCCATGGGCCTGCTGCTGGGCGTGGCGCTGATGCTGGTGTTCACGGTGTTCACCCTGATCGGTGACATCGTCTCCACCCAGCTCGGCCTGTCCATGGCGGTCTTCAACGACCCCATGAACGGCGTGTCCTCGGCCTCGATCGTCTACCAGCTGTACTTCATCCTGCTGGCGCTGCTGTTCTTCGCCACGGACGGCCATCTGGTGATCGTCACCATCATCTACCAGAGCTTCATCTTCTGGCCGATTGGCAGCGGCATTCACTTCGACGGCCTGCAGACCATCGCGCTGTCGCTGAGCTGGGTGATTTCCGCGGCCTTGCTGATCGCCCTGCCCATCGTGTTCTGCATGACGCTGGTGCAGTTCTGCTTCGGCTTGCTCAACCGCATCTCGCCGGCGATGAACCTGTTTTCGCTGGGCTTCCCCATGGCCATCATCGCCGGCCTGACGCTGATCTACCTGACCCTGCCGAACCTGTCGGAAGCCTACCTGCACCTGACCCGCGAGCTGCTGGGCAACATCGGCGAGATCTTGCGGAGTGGCCGCAATGTCTGAGAACAGTACCCAGGACAAAACAGAAGAGGCCTCCGAGCAGAAACTCAAGAAGAGTCGCGACGATGGCCAGGTCACCCGCTCCAAGGACGTCGCCACCACCGTCTCGCTGCTGGCGACGCTGCTGGTGCTGAAGTTCAGCTTCGGTTTCTTTTTCGATGGCCTGCAGCAGGCGTTCACCTACTCGTACATCAACTTTCATCACAGCGAGATGACGCTCGACGACCTGCAGCTGATCCTCACCCACAACCTGCTGGTGTTCATCAGTGTGCTGCTGCCGTTGCTGGTGACGCCCATCCTGGTGATCGCCTTCGCCCTGGTCCCGGGCGGCTGGGTGTTCGCTTCGAAGAACTTCGCCCCTAAATTCAGCAAGCTCAACCCGATTACCGGCCTGGGGCGGATGCTTGGCGCGCAGAACTGGACCGAGCTGCTCAAGTCATTGCTGAAGATCACCACCCTGCTCGGCGTCGCCGTCGGCCAGCTTTATTACGCCGCGCCCAAGCTGATCGCCCTGCAACGCAGCGACATCAGCAACGCCATCGGCAGTGCCTTTTCGCTGACCTTCGATCTGGCCATCGCGCTGCTGCTGGTGTTTCTGCTGTTCTCGCTGATCGATATCCCGCTGCAGCGCTTCTTCTTCCTGAAAAAAATGCGCATGACCAAGCAGGAGCGCAAGGAAGAGCACAAGAGCCAGGAAGGCCGCCCCGAAGTGAAGGCGCGGATCAAGCAGCTGCAGCGCCAGCTGGCCCAGCGGCAGATCAGCCGGGTGATCAAGGACGCCGACGTGGTGATCGTCAACCCGACGCACTACGCCGTGGCGCTCAAGTACGACCCGAAGAAGGCCGAAACCCCCTTCGTCATCGCGCGTGGCGTCGATGAAACCGCGCTGTACATCCGCAAGCTGGCCCAGGCCAACAACCTGGAAGTGGTCGAGCTGCCGCCGCTGGCGCGGGCGATCTACTTCAGCACCCAGGTCAACCAGCAGATTCCGGCGCCGCTCTATACCGCGGTCGCCCACGTACTGACGTACATCCTCCAGCTCAAAGCCTGGAAACAAGGCCGTCGGGCCAAGCCCAGGCTGGCCAGCGACATCCATATTCCCGAAGAACTGTTCAACCGAGCGCGATCATGAGCCTGATTCAGAAACTGACCCCGACCTTCAGCAGCGGTCGGATTGGAATCCCGCTGATCATCCTGTCGATTCTGGCGATGATCATCCTGCCGCTGCCGCCGCAGCTGCTGGACGTGCTGTTCACCTTCAACATCGCCATGTCGATCCTGGTGCTGCTGGTCAGCGTGTCATCGAAAAGTCCGCTGGATTTCTCGCTGTTCCCCACGGTGATCCTGATCACCACGCTGATGCGCCTGACGCTCAACGTCGCGTCCACGCGGGTGGTGCTGCTTGAGGGTCATACCGGCACCGGCGCGGCGGGTAAGGTCATTGAAGCCTTCGGTGAGGTGGTCATCGGCGGCAACTTCATCGTCGGCCTGGTGGTGTTCATCATCCTGATGATCATCAACTTCATCGTCATCACCAAGGGCGGCGAGCGGATCTCGGAAGTGACCGCGCGCTTTACCCTGGACGCCCTGCCGGGCAAGCAGATGGCCATCGACGCCGACCTCAACGCCGGCCTCGTGACCCAGGAAGAAGCCAAGGCGCGCCGCCAGGAAGTGGCCAAGGAAGCCGATTTCTACGGCGCCATGGACGGTGCCTCGAAGTTCGTTCGCGGCGATGCCATCGCCGGCATCCTGATCCTGCTGATCAACCTCTTCGGCGGCTTCGCCATCGGTGTGTTCGTCCATGGCCTGGGCGCCGGCGAAGCCTTCAAGCAGTACGCCCTGCTGACCATCGGTGACGGCCTGGTGGCGCAGATTCCAGCGCTGCTGCTGTCCACCGCGGCAGCAATCATCGTCACCCGGATCAACGAATCCAGCGACATCACCAGCCAGGTTCAGCGCCAGCTGCTGGCCAACCCGGCCTCGCTGTACACCGTGGCCGGCATCCTCTTCGTGCTCGGCTTGGTGCCGGGCATGCCGCACCTGGCGTTCATCGGCTTTGCCGCGCTGATCGGTTTCATCGGCTGGCGTGTGTCGCTGCACGAGCCGCCAGCTGCCGGTGCTGATCTGAAGGACATCCAGGCCATCGGCCAGGCAATGGACAAGGAAAAGGCACAGACGCTGGCCTGGGACGACATCCCGCTGGTGGAGCGTTTGTCGATTTCGCTGGGCTACAAGCTCGTCGGGCTGGTCAATGAAGCCTCTGGCGCGCCACTGCCGGCGCGGGTGCGAGGCGTTCGCCAGACGCTGTCCGAGCATCTGGGCTTTCTGCTGCCGGAAGTGCAGATCCGCGACAGCTTGCGGCTCAAGGCCTCGCAATACGACATCTACATCAATGGCGAGAAGATCGACGGTGCCGAGCTGCACGCCGACCGCCTGATGGCGATCCCTTCGCCGGAGCTCTATGGCGAGATCGACGGCATCCTCGGCACTGACCCGGCGTACCGCATGCAGGTGGTGTGGATCCAGCCGTCGGACAAGTCGCGCGCGCTGAACCTTGGCTACCAGGTCATCGACTGCGCCAGCGTGGTCGCCACGCACCTGAACAAGGTGGTGCGCGAGCATCTGCCGGACCTGTTCAAACACGACGACGTCGAGCACCTGATGCAGCGCCTGACCCTGCAGGCACCGAAGCTGGCCGAAAGCCTGAAGAATGCCCTGAGCTACACCCAGCAGATGCGCGTGTACCGTCAGCTGCTGCTGGAAGAGGTGCCGCTGCGCGACATCGAAACCATCGGCAGTACCCTGCTCGAATGCAGCGAAACCACCAAGGACCCGGTGCTGCTGGCGGCTGATGTACGCTATGCCCTGCGTCGCAGCATCGTCTCGACAATCGCCGGTGATCGCCGCGAACTGGCGGTCTTCGTGCTGGAAAACGCACTGGAAAACACCCTGCTCAATGCCCTGGCAATTGCGCAGCAAGCCGGCCAGGTGAGCCTGGACAACATCCCGGTGGAGCCGAGCCTGCTCAACCAACTGCAGAACAGCATGCCGGTAGTGAAGGAAAAGCTGCGCAAGGACGGCCACCCGCCAATCCTGACCGTGATGCCACAGCTGCGCCCGTTACTGGCACGCTACGCCCGAGTGTTCAGCCCCGGCTTGCACGTGCTGTCGCAGAACGAGATTCCGGATCGGGTCGGGGTGAACATACTCGGGACGCTCGGCTAGCCATGGCGCTGCGAGGGCGCGCAAAAGACAGAAGCTTCGCCCCGAGGTCGGGGCTCCCACAACTACAGCCGGACCCACCGTCCGGCGCCTGCCTGCGACACTAGTAGAAGGCTTCCTGCCCAGCCGCCCCGGGCGCCATAGGCGCTTTGTGGGAGGCGCGCCCTCGCGCCGAATGGGCCTGTAACGCGACAGAAGCTTCGCCCCAAGGTTGGGGCTCCCACAACTGCAGCCAGCCCCACCGTCCGGCGCCTGCCTGCGACACTAGTAGAGGCTTCCTGCCCAGCCGCCCCGGGCGCCACAGGCGCTTTGTGGGAGGCGCGCCCTCGCGCCGAATGCGGCCTGTAACGCGACAGAAGCTTCGTCCCGAGGTCGGGGCTCCCACAACCACAGCCAGACCCACCGTCCGGTGCCTGCCTGCGACACTAGTAGGAGAACTCCTGCCCAGCGGCCCCGGGCGCCACAGGCGCTTTGTGGGAGGCGCGCCCTCGCGCCGAAGGCGGCCGGTAACGCGTCACCCTTGCTTTGGACGACCGCACAGCCACGGCGTGCGAACCACTCTGCTCAAGCTGACCAAGGCAGAACCCCGCTACAGATTCTCCGCCAGGAACACCAGACTGCGGCCATGGGCCAGCGCCGCGGCGTTCTGGTTGTAGGCCGGCCGCGCCCAGCAGTTGAAGCCATGGTCAACGCCCGGGTAGGTCTCGATCTGGGCTTGGCCGACCTGGGCCATCTTTTCCTGCACGGCGGCAACCGCGTCGCTGTCGATGTGGTCGTCTTCTTCGGCGAAGTGGAACAGCGTCGGGCATTTGATCTTCTCCGCCTGATCCAGACGCTTCTCGATGCTGCCGGGGTAGTAACAGACCGCCGCATCGACGCCGGCGTTGGCGGCCAGCAGATAAGACAGCACACCGCCCATGCAGTAGCCCACCGAGGCCACGCGTCCACTGCAGTAGTCGCGCCCACGCAGCAGCTCGGCGCTGCGGCGCAGATCGTCAATGGCAAGCTCGAAGTCCAGCGCCTTCATCAGGGCAAAGGCCCGCTCCCAGTCGTCCCCGTCATAACCGAGCTGCACGCCCGGCTCGCTGCGCCAGAACAGATCCGGCGCCAGGACGACATAGCCATCGGAAGCGTACTGGTCGGCGACCGACTGGATGTGCGCGTTCACCCCGAAGATTTCCTGAATCAGCACGATGCCGGGGCCATGGCCGGTCGGTGGCAACGCCAGGTACCCTTTGTAGGTCTTGCCGTCTTGAGCGGGAATGTCGATCCACTGTGAAGTCATGTTCGTCTCCTCTGGGGTGATGGCGTGCCGACCAAGAGATGCCGACTCGGCACCGGAGGTCGCCACAAAGGGTTGCGACACAAGCCTCCCGCCAGAGTTCGCGCCCGACCGCGCCCTGCCTGCCACCGCACACCCGGTCGAGGCGTCCGGATTCACGGGAACGAAACCTTGCACCCACCGGGTCGAACCCCTATTCATGTCCATCCGTAATGCGAGGACCCGCCGATGCCCCATGGCCCCGCCGCCCAGCCGAGCCAGGACGCCGAAGGACGGCGCCTGTACCGCAAGGTCGCCTGGCGCCTGATCCCGTTTCTCTGCTGTTGCTACCTGGCGGCCTATCTGGACCGCATCAACGTCGGCTTCGCCAAGCTGCAGATGGCCGACCAGTTGCACCTCAGCGATGCGGCGTTCGGCCTCGGTGCTGGCCTGTTCTTCGTCGGTTACATCCTCTTCGAGGTGCCGAGCAACCTGATCCTCAAACGCGTCGGGGCGCGGGTCTGGATCGCGCGGATCATGGTCAGTTGGGGCGTGCTTTCAGCCTGTACCCTGCTGGTCACCACGCCGACCCAGTTCTACCTGCTGCGCCTGCTGCTGGGCATCGCCGAGGCCGGTTTCCTGCCGGGCGTCCTGTATTACCTGACACTCTGGTTCCCGACCCACCGGCGCGGGCGGATGATCGCCCTGTTCATGATCGGCCTGCCGCTGTCCAGCGTGATCGGCGCGCCGCTGTCGGGATGGATCCTCGAAGCCTTCGATCAGGTCCAGGGGCTGCGCGGCTGGCAATGGCTGTTCCTGCTCGAGGGCGTGCCCAGCGTACTGCTCGGGTTGCTGGCCTTGCGGCTGCTGCCCGAAGGCCCGCAGGACGCCGAATGGCTGGACCTGCGCGAGCAAGGCCATGTGCTGCGCGACCTGACGCTGGACGAGGCGCAGAGCCCGGCCAGCGGCGAGAGTTTTCGCCAGGGCTTCTTCAATCTGAAGGTGTGGATGCTCGGCGGCATCGATTTCGCGATCCTGCTCAGCGCCTACGCCATGGGGTTCTGGATGCCGACCTTCATTCGCCAGGCCGGCGTCGCCGATGCGTCCGATATCGGTCTGCTGACTGCACTGCCGAGCATCGCCGCGGTGTTCGGCATGCTGGCGCTCGGTGCCAGCTCGGATCGGTTCCGCGAGCGCCGCTGGCATATCATCCTGCCGTTCTGGATCGGCGCCGCCGCCATGGCGGCCAGTACCCTCTTCACCGATAACCTGATGGCGACAGTACTGCTGTTCTCCGTTGCCCAGGCCGCGATCATCGGTGCGGTTCCGGTGTTCTTCAGCCTGCCGGCAACCTTCCTCACCGGCACCGCGGCGGCCACCGGCTTCGCCCTGGCCTGCTCCTTGGCGAACATCGCCGGCCTGGTGAGCAACACGCTGATCGGGCTGGTACTGGACATCACCGGCCGCAGCGGCGGCGCCCTGTTGTTCTTCGCCGCCTGCCTGGTGCTGGGCTCGCTGCTGGTGGTGGCGCTGCCGGCCAAGGTGGTCAATCGCTAGGCTCAGCGGCGCTTGGGCAGCAACCGGCCGACCAGTTCGATGAATGCCGGGCTCGGCCGGTCGAGCGAGAAGCCCATCTCGAAGGCATCGCGGCGCGAATCCTTGCGCACCCATTGGCAGATCACCACCACGTGTACCTCACGCAGCTTCTCACCCTCGTCGGGCACATGCAGGATCATCTCGTAGCAACCGCTCACGCCCAGCGGCTGTTTGGCCACCAGGCGCAGGCCGCCCATCGACAGGTCGGCGAGGTAGCCCATCGGCTCACCGCTGAGGTGATTGGTCACCAGGATGCGACTGAGGTGGCGAAAGCTGAGGCGGGAGTGTTGGCGCATGGAAAGCTCGGCTGTCTCGTTCGACCGCTAGGGTTCGGCGCGAAACGGGGTCAGCGCCGACCAATGGTTGCTTAGAGGCAGCAGGCGACCGCAACTGGCCGAACATTAAGCCGGCCGTTGGGTTTTTTCCGATGCGGTGGTGCGCCGGCCGTACCGCGGCTGGCACACGCCGAGGGCCAAACGACTAACGTGGCTTGCGCGGCGCACGGGCCGGGTCGTCGCTGACCTCTTCAGCCATGTCCTTGGGCACGTTATAGGCGCCACCCGGGACGTCATCGCGATCGCCGCCGGCGACCTCTCCGTTGCGCATGCGCTCGGTGGCGCTGCCGCTCGCCGGCTCGCCACGCCTGCCTTTACGGTCTTCGATGGATTCGAGGTTTTCCTTGCCGCGTTCGGATGGATTCATGGGCATCTCCTGCGTCTGATTGCGGAATGGGCGACATGGGCCCGTCCAGGTAGGAAGGCCGACATTGGCAGAAGTTGCACGCCGATCAGGCCGCAGCGATGGCCGGCCATTCGGCGGGAACGCTGAACAAAAACTGTCCGCCGTGGCCCAAAAAGCATCAGGGGACCACCCTCACTGCCGCCGTGTGACTGTATGCAATTGACCCGAAGCCTGCCCGTAACCGCGATTCCCGTTAGCATCGAAACGGTCGAGTCCGCCAAGTCGCTCTACTTCGCCCTGCTCGACACGCCTGACAGCGAGGAGGTGCGAGCCCAAGCGGTCGACTACCTCAACGCTCAGCTGGAGGTCGCCGCCCGCTTGCCCTGCGACTTGCCGCAGACGCCTGCCGGCCTCGACGCATGGCTGGACGCACATGTCGCCAAAGTCGGCGGTGAGTACCAGGGCTACCTCGAGGCTCGCCGTGCCGGCGCCCCGCGCCGCTATTTCACCAGCAAGGCACATGCGTTGCATTTTCTGCGCGGCGTGGCGCCGACCAAGCTGGTCGACGGCGCCTGGCTCTATGGCCTGTTGCATCACTGGGATGATGCGCGTTTTACCGCGCTGATCCAGACCTACCTGGAAGAGCTCGGCGAAGGGCTGCCGGAGAAGAATCATGTGGTGCTGTACCGCAAGCTGCTCGCCAGCCAGGGATGCGACGACTGGCAAAGCCTGGACGACGACAACTTCGTCCAGGGCGCGATCCAGCTGGCCCTGGCCGAGCACGCCGAGCAGTTCCTGCCGGAGGTCATCGGCTTCAACCTGGGCTATGAGCAGTTGCCGCTGCACCTGCTGATCAGCGCCTACGAACTCACCGAGCTGGGAATCGACCCCTATTACTTCACCCTCCACGTGACGGTCGACAATGCCGACAACGGCCATGCGAAGAAGGCCATTCAGGGCCTGCTCGCTGCCTGGCCGCAGGTGGGTGACAGCGACGAGTTCTATCGCCGCGTCATGAATGGCTATCGCCTCAATGACCTGGGTGCCAGCACGCTCTCGGTGATCGGTGGGTTCGACCCGGAGCAGGAAGTGCTGCGCGTGCTGGAAAAGAAGGCCGGGGTCGGCCAGTTCGTGCATTCGGATTATTGCCGCTTCGACGGTTACACGGTGAATCAGTGGCTGGCCGAACCCGAGCGGATTGCCCAATTCGTCGAGACCTTGCAGCGGCGCGGTTGGATCAAGCGCCACGAAGATCCGCAGCACAGCCGCTTCTGGCAGCTGATCACCGGTGAACAGGCGCCCATGTTCGGCGTCTTCAGCGCCCACGAGCAGCAGCTGATTCATGACTGGATCGCCGGTGACTGGCTGGCGGAACAGGCGCCAGCCCGCGGCCGGCCCCGTCCTACGCTGGCCCAGCGGCCGAGCGCGGAGAGCGAGCGGCCCGCCCCGGTGCCTGATCAGGCGCACACCGTGAGCGATTTCGACCAGGAAACCCAACTGCTGGAGGCACAACTGGCGCAACTGCCGACGCGCGAGGCCCGCATGCGCCATCTCCTGCCGTTGCTGGCCCCGAGCCGCCACCACAGCGCCGCAGGCCTGTTGGCCACCCGGCGCTTTACCGGACTTTTCAACTGAAGGCGAAACCTCGCCAGGGAAGCGAAGCACATGACCACCGAAACAGCCCAGGACCGCGCCCTGCTACAGCTGGCGCAGGCGCTGCGCGAGCGCGGCTACCATTTCATCACCCCCACGCCACTGACCCACGAGCGGGTCAACGCGCGGGTGGAGAACCAATTGGCGAAGGACCTGGCCGGCGTGTTCGGCTGGAGTCGGCCGTTCCAGCACGAGCTGCTGCCCTCCTCGATATTCAGCCTGATGGATCAGGCCGGTGTGCTTGCGCCCTGTGACACGCGCTGGCGCAGCCGGGTGCGGCTGTCGAGCCTCGACGGGCAGTTGTTCGTGCACTCGGCCTACCCCACCGACGCGGCCGACGCGGTGTTTTTCGGCCCCGACACCTACCGGTTCGCCCATGCGATCCAGGCCCACCTGGACAACCACAAAGGGCATATCGGACGCGCCGTGGACATCGGCTGCGGCTCGGGCGCTGGCGCCATCCTGACGGCACTGGCGCGGCCCCAGGCCGAGGTGCTGGCGGTCGACATCAACCCGTCGGCGCTGCGCATGACCCGCATCAACGCGGCGCTGGCCGGGGCCGACAACCTCATCGCGCGACACAGCGACCTGCTCAATGATGTCGACGGCGAGTTCGACCTCATCCTGGCCAATCCGCCGTATCTGGTCGACCCGGACGAGCGCGCCTATCGCCACGGCGGCGGGCCGCTGGGGGCCGGGTTGTCGTTGGCGATCTTCGACAGCGCCCTGCAGCGTCTGGCGCCGTGCGGCACCCTGCTGCTGTATACAGGTGTCGCGATGCAGGGCAACGAGGACCCGTTCCGTCGCGAAATCGAACAACGCCTCGAAGGCCGCGGGCTGGAATGGCGATACCGGGAAGTCGACCCCGACGTCTTCGGCGAAGAGCTGCTCGACGGTGCCTACACCGAGTGCGACCGCATCGCTGCAGTGGTGCTGGAAGTGACGCGCCCGGCGGGCTGACGTGACCGCGTGGAAAACGCTTCGCGGTTTTCCATGGGGTGGCCATCCACCCTACAACCGGCCCAGGCGTAGGGTGGA includes the following:
- a CDS encoding flagellar biosynthetic protein FliQ produces the protein MLTPDTAVNIVSNAIHVIVLVVCVLVVPSLLGGLLVSIFQAATQINEQMLSFLPRLLITLGMLVFAGHWILRTFSDLFIETFTQAGRLVG
- the fliR gene encoding flagellar biosynthetic protein FliR: MQAGQYLQSLLGYWWPFCRIMAVFSLAPMFSHKSLSIRVRVLLAMALTVVLTAALPATAPIDPLSMKGILTALEQIAMGLLLGVALMLVFTVFTLIGDIVSTQLGLSMAVFNDPMNGVSSASIVYQLYFILLALLFFATDGHLVIVTIIYQSFIFWPIGSGIHFDGLQTIALSLSWVISAALLIALPIVFCMTLVQFCFGLLNRISPAMNLFSLGFPMAIIAGLTLIYLTLPNLSEAYLHLTRELLGNIGEILRSGRNV
- the flhB gene encoding flagellar biosynthesis protein FlhB; translated protein: MSENSTQDKTEEASEQKLKKSRDDGQVTRSKDVATTVSLLATLLVLKFSFGFFFDGLQQAFTYSYINFHHSEMTLDDLQLILTHNLLVFISVLLPLLVTPILVIAFALVPGGWVFASKNFAPKFSKLNPITGLGRMLGAQNWTELLKSLLKITTLLGVAVGQLYYAAPKLIALQRSDISNAIGSAFSLTFDLAIALLLVFLLFSLIDIPLQRFFFLKKMRMTKQERKEEHKSQEGRPEVKARIKQLQRQLAQRQISRVIKDADVVIVNPTHYAVALKYDPKKAETPFVIARGVDETALYIRKLAQANNLEVVELPPLARAIYFSTQVNQQIPAPLYTAVAHVLTYILQLKAWKQGRRAKPRLASDIHIPEELFNRARS
- a CDS encoding flagellar biosynthesis protein FlhA, which encodes MSLIQKLTPTFSSGRIGIPLIILSILAMIILPLPPQLLDVLFTFNIAMSILVLLVSVSSKSPLDFSLFPTVILITTLMRLTLNVASTRVVLLEGHTGTGAAGKVIEAFGEVVIGGNFIVGLVVFIILMIINFIVITKGGERISEVTARFTLDALPGKQMAIDADLNAGLVTQEEAKARRQEVAKEADFYGAMDGASKFVRGDAIAGILILLINLFGGFAIGVFVHGLGAGEAFKQYALLTIGDGLVAQIPALLLSTAAAIIVTRINESSDITSQVQRQLLANPASLYTVAGILFVLGLVPGMPHLAFIGFAALIGFIGWRVSLHEPPAAGADLKDIQAIGQAMDKEKAQTLAWDDIPLVERLSISLGYKLVGLVNEASGAPLPARVRGVRQTLSEHLGFLLPEVQIRDSLRLKASQYDIYINGEKIDGAELHADRLMAIPSPELYGEIDGILGTDPAYRMQVVWIQPSDKSRALNLGYQVIDCASVVATHLNKVVREHLPDLFKHDDVEHLMQRLTLQAPKLAESLKNALSYTQQMRVYRQLLLEEVPLRDIETIGSTLLECSETTKDPVLLAADVRYALRRSIVSTIAGDRRELAVFVLENALENTLLNALAIAQQAGQVSLDNIPVEPSLLNQLQNSMPVVKEKLRKDGHPPILTVMPQLRPLLARYARVFSPGLHVLSQNEIPDRVGVNILGTLG
- a CDS encoding dienelactone hydrolase family protein, whose product is MTSQWIDIPAQDGKTYKGYLALPPTGHGPGIVLIQEIFGVNAHIQSVADQYASDGYVVLAPDLFWRSEPGVQLGYDGDDWERAFALMKALDFELAIDDLRRSAELLRGRDYCSGRVASVGYCMGGVLSYLLAANAGVDAAVCYYPGSIEKRLDQAEKIKCPTLFHFAEEDDHIDSDAVAAVQEKMAQVGQAQIETYPGVDHGFNCWARPAYNQNAAALAHGRSLVFLAENL
- a CDS encoding MFS transporter, whose amino-acid sequence is MPHGPAAQPSQDAEGRRLYRKVAWRLIPFLCCCYLAAYLDRINVGFAKLQMADQLHLSDAAFGLGAGLFFVGYILFEVPSNLILKRVGARVWIARIMVSWGVLSACTLLVTTPTQFYLLRLLLGIAEAGFLPGVLYYLTLWFPTHRRGRMIALFMIGLPLSSVIGAPLSGWILEAFDQVQGLRGWQWLFLLEGVPSVLLGLLALRLLPEGPQDAEWLDLREQGHVLRDLTLDEAQSPASGESFRQGFFNLKVWMLGGIDFAILLSAYAMGFWMPTFIRQAGVADASDIGLLTALPSIAAVFGMLALGASSDRFRERRWHIILPFWIGAAAMAASTLFTDNLMATVLLFSVAQAAIIGAVPVFFSLPATFLTGTAAATGFALACSLANIAGLVSNTLIGLVLDITGRSGGALLFFAACLVLGSLLVVALPAKVVNR
- a CDS encoding PilZ domain-containing protein gives rise to the protein MRQHSRLSFRHLSRILVTNHLSGEPMGYLADLSMGGLRLVAKQPLGVSGCYEMILHVPDEGEKLREVHVVVICQWVRKDSRRDAFEMGFSLDRPSPAFIELVGRLLPKRR
- a CDS encoding iron-containing redox enzyme family protein; this encodes MQLTRSLPVTAIPVSIETVESAKSLYFALLDTPDSEEVRAQAVDYLNAQLEVAARLPCDLPQTPAGLDAWLDAHVAKVGGEYQGYLEARRAGAPRRYFTSKAHALHFLRGVAPTKLVDGAWLYGLLHHWDDARFTALIQTYLEELGEGLPEKNHVVLYRKLLASQGCDDWQSLDDDNFVQGAIQLALAEHAEQFLPEVIGFNLGYEQLPLHLLISAYELTELGIDPYYFTLHVTVDNADNGHAKKAIQGLLAAWPQVGDSDEFYRRVMNGYRLNDLGASTLSVIGGFDPEQEVLRVLEKKAGVGQFVHSDYCRFDGYTVNQWLAEPERIAQFVETLQRRGWIKRHEDPQHSRFWQLITGEQAPMFGVFSAHEQQLIHDWIAGDWLAEQAPARGRPRPTLAQRPSAESERPAPVPDQAHTVSDFDQETQLLEAQLAQLPTREARMRHLLPLLAPSRHHSAAGLLATRRFTGLFN
- a CDS encoding methyltransferase, which codes for MTTETAQDRALLQLAQALRERGYHFITPTPLTHERVNARVENQLAKDLAGVFGWSRPFQHELLPSSIFSLMDQAGVLAPCDTRWRSRVRLSSLDGQLFVHSAYPTDAADAVFFGPDTYRFAHAIQAHLDNHKGHIGRAVDIGCGSGAGAILTALARPQAEVLAVDINPSALRMTRINAALAGADNLIARHSDLLNDVDGEFDLILANPPYLVDPDERAYRHGGGPLGAGLSLAIFDSALQRLAPCGTLLLYTGVAMQGNEDPFRREIEQRLEGRGLEWRYREVDPDVFGEELLDGAYTECDRIAAVVLEVTRPAG